In the genome of Daucus carota subsp. sativus chromosome 9, DH1 v3.0, whole genome shotgun sequence, the window ATTACATATCTCATTGAATGAattttcttccctttgttgcttTCTCACTCAAATGGTgaaatatctatatttttttttattttttttactattataCTGTTATCCCTCTTAAAGAGTGGTGGTTTGATGATTATTCGTTGGTTTTTCACATATTATTGTTCGTGATGGTAATTAGAATATAGTGTAGAGTTGGAGTCCAACGCTTACTCTTAAGATTGACGGTTATGTACTCTTAGAGGGCTGTAGTTAACCCTTTGTAGAGTCAAAGATCCACATCGGTGTAGGGTTACAGATTTTAGTCATAGTctattattatatcattatattgtaGGTCAACAACCATTCTATATTCAAGACTGAATATATGTCAAGTTTGCAAGTTGTTTTGTTTAGTGAatattaaatgtattatttCTGTACTAGTTAGTATAAGCCTACAAGGACTTGGAGGTCGGCCTTAAACTAGGTACAAGGGCAGAACCAAGTGATTTTCTGGTACGCTACATTCAACAATATAATTGTTTCACTTCAGGTATTTCTGCAGTAAAATCATTCAACTCCATGAAAAAAGAGGCAACATCTTTTGCTGGAAAGGATTCTGTCATTTATATGGAGAAACATTGAGTTGAAATGTGACGATGTAACCTTCTCTGTCATTTCCAAACAGAAAGTTCTGAACTTAAGAAAAATCTAGCATACCGTCATAGGGGAAGAACTAAGGTCTAAGTAACCGAAGACTGGGACATCACATTAAAGTAGTAAGTGTATTTCAGTGCGGTAACAAAAGAGTGCCAATGAATTACACCATAACATATGATAAGTGCAAAGATTTTGTTAGAAGAGGCTATAAATTATTATGTGAATCTAGATTATGTGGTACAAGAGCAACCCTTATAACACATCTTTTAGGCAATGCGTACTTCTTATCCTACATCCAATGCTACTCCTTTATTCGTCAAGTAGTATTTCTTGGTTATTGTGCCTTGAACTTTGACACATCAGGGATAATTCTCGAAAGAGACAGGGCTACTGAAAAGCTGCAAATGAAATTTTATTGGTTGTAATgccaatttatatataaattgtgCAATGAAGTTAACTCTGATTCTCTGTAGATAAGCATGTGATTCTCCTGTGCGCTTATGTAAAATCTTGTAAATAGGTGTCAATATCGATAGACTTTATGCTTGGAACAACAAACTGGGATATCTTTCCCGCATCATGAGGCAGGGTGACCGCAAGCTATATAGAAATCATATAGCATAGGCAATTAGGCATTAAAGACGCCAAATCCATTTTAGAAACTTCAGGCCGAGTCTGTGTGACATAAAGGCAGTGTACTTTGTTGTTACAGTGGTCCTGTTGGTGGATTACCCACAGCTTCCCTCATTAACAAACAATGCATATATAGGCGTGTGTAGAAGCGCATACGTGTATGTCTGTGAGCACTTCTTTAAGGCTTCTGGCAAAGATAAATGTGGTCTAGGTATCTGAGTGTTAATGTCAGCTGTACACATATTGACAAAGTGAAAGCATTCCAGTCTATTGTTAATGATGTATGGCTCGATATCTTAACTGCTTTCTACTGTTCTGCTGCAGATCAAAATAACAAAAGAATAGTGCTGGCTCTGCAGAGTGGTTTGAAGAGCGAGTTGACATGGGCACTGAACACGCTGACATTGTTGTCAtttaaagaaaaagatgaagTGAGGAAAGATGCAACACCTCTTGCGAAAATTCCTGGATTGCTTGATGCTCTTCTGCAAGTTGTAAGTCTCGTTTTGCTCAGAATGTAGATGTACACTTATGTAGCTCTCTTCCCGTGTTGATGAGGAGTTATTCTTAGTTATCATTAgaataataatttcatttagGTCAGTGTTTACTATATGCTATTTATGAATGGTCCATAATGTACTACTGAAACAGATAGATGACTGGCGTGATATATCTCTGCCGAAGGAGGTGGTAAAGAGGCCGAGGTTGAGAATGTTGGGTGCAAATTCTACCTTCACTGGTTTTGGCAATGAGTACAAgatgtcgaacataaatgacaCGAGTTCACATCCTAGGTGAGTTTGTCAAGATTATTTTCTATATGTGCATACAATTTTAAGTTTGATTTCTCAGTTGACATTCTTGTTTTAAATCTGCCTTTGTTTTTCTCCTGATTGGCAGCGTGGGATCTGGAACTTCCATTGCCGATGCAAATGCACAGAAAAGTTCAACTAAGGTCCATCCTTCCCAGTGGTGGGCTGATGAAGATGGACTGTTTAATCTTGACGACGAAGGACGGGCAGAAAAGCAGCAGTGTGCTGTTGCTGCTTCAAATATTCTTCGAAATTTCTCCTTCATGCCTGAAAATGAAGTAATTATGGCCCAGCATCGACATTGCTTGGAAACTTTGTTTCAGTGTATAGATGATCATATTATAGGTAATGAAAAgttgttatattattatgtttgtttttttgGTGTTTAAATCACATTTCATATGTTGCTATTTTCAGCTTAGGCTTGATATTAtcaaattaaatagaataaactaTTGTGCCCGGACTCGTATTTGTATATATCATAATCTGGATATATATTTGGATATAAGATAAACAGTGACATGACTTCTTTGAAATGTAACCTTTGATGCAAGAATATACAGTTGTTTTTACTGTAAGGTGTCCATGTCATGTCACTTAGTGCAGGTATTTATGTTAAACTTTATACTTCAGATCACTGATAAATTTATTGTCAACAGAGGATGATGAACTTGTTACAAATTCCCTCGAGACAATGGTGAATTTGGCGGCGATGATAGATCTCCGCATCTTTAGCTCATCAAAACCTTCCTTCATCAAAATAACGTAAGAAGTTTGACTTTTTTCCCTGTTGTTTGCATACTACTTATTCCAGATATCTGATGATTATGTTCTTATTGGTTTACTTCTCTCTCTAGAGAAAAACGTGCAGTTCAGGCGGTTATGGGGATTTTGGGATCTTCAGTCAAAGCCTGGCATTGTGCAGCTGCCGAATTGATTGGGCGTCTGATTATAAATCCTGACAATGAAACTTTCCTTATTCCTTTTGCTCCACAGGTCACATGTTTCACATTTCTGTTATTTACAGTTATGTAAAAGTATCGCAGTTTGCAGTCTGTACCCTGTGCATAAACAAATTATCTCATGAAAAATTGATTGAATTTGCAGATACATAAGCGTTTGATAGATCTCTTGAGCATACCAGCTGGTGATGCACAAGCAGCTGCTATTGGTGCTATTTTTCATCTCGTAGAAATAAATATGGACTGTCGTCTAAGGCTTGCTAGTGAGCGATGGTAAGAAAATGTTTTGTAAGATGCGTTCTTAAACTAACCGGAGTTGCTAAATTGTTATTCTATACATACAGGGCAATAGATAGACTGCTGAAAGTGATAAAGACACCTCATCCTGTTCCAGAAGTTTGCAGGAAAGCTGCATTGATACTGGAGACCCTAGTCTCAGAGCCACAGAATCGGGGATCGCTGCTAGCGTATGAGAATACATTTGCGGAAATCCTATTTTCTGATGGGAGGCATTCAGATACATTTGCAAGGATATTGTATGAATTAACATCTCGACCAAGCAACAAGATTTCAGCAGCTAGAGGCATATGGGGCATGTAATCTGGGGACCAGCCTCGTCTCCAATCTTAAATTTAAGAACTGGGTAGCTGGGTCATAACTCAAGTTTCTGTAGGAAGTACCAAGTAGTTTAGTAAAATGATTGGTTTAGATCAAATGCTATAAAGCTAGTAGTCAATCATTCAATGCAAAAGGCGGAATTGTTGTATGTAGCATAATATTTGTGGTGTTGTGATCAAATCCGGAGGAGGCTTCATATTTGCGAGAAGCAACCATTGTACTTTAagcttgtttcttctcatgcgTCTTGCATCCAAAGCAAATTTCGTGAAAAAGGATCGAGGCCAACCAATAAATCAGACAATTGTAATGGTATTTATTTTTAGGTTACTGTCATCATTTTCTAGCTATATACCATGACTTATACTCACACTGTCTCCCTCTCTGAATCACTTTATTTGACTTTCGTAttcatttttaaaacaaattaaagaCTGATTAAGTGACAATTATAACGACGACGTCCAGTTGATTGCTGAGAAAGACTCCACATCTGCCCATCTAATGCGTCCAAGGCCCAAAATGGTGGCAATATCAGACCGAACCCGTAatccgatttactgagacaaaacccgaacGTGACTTGAAAATCATCCGATTGACccaaattagaatttcatttctaaaaacttcaatttcatattttattcaattttaagtgattttaacttgacccgaaatcgacccgattgctgacacgaacacgacctgtTACCTGAAATTGCCACCCAACCCATTCCTCGAAGTAGTACTGTAGTAGGTTCAGTATGTACTAGGATTAATCTGTGGAagctaattttgtttttttgttttgtcaAAGTTTGGGTTATGGGACTCATGTCAAATCGTTAGTATTAAAAGCAAAGCAAATGTTTGTCATTTGTCAATGAGCAAATTAATAAAGTAGTTAGAAGTTACTATACACAAAGATGATTGAACTAGGAAGTTGACCTAGCTAATAGTTTCACACTATCACTTTTATTATGCATTCATCCCCTATACATCCTGAAAACGAAAACACATACATAAACGCCAAATTAAtccattttcaaatatttatacaaacaGACATGTCACACCTTACTCGAAACGAAATATACAACAAACAGACATGTCACACCTTACTCGAAACGAAATATACgagatatgtttggtttggttacaATGAAACTAAATTTGTTTCTTTGTTAAGGACTTTGTCCTAACCAATCACTCCTGATATGTCTATGAAGAACCAAGATGTGCAACCCTTGGCACATCTACCGGAAATTCGTGAATCTCATCCATCCAAGGATTCTTCTCCTTAGCAGGATCAATGGTCCTCATTGCACGCCAAACTGCACTGTTACATTTGAATCCTGACCCGAATGCAATCTGCCAAGTCCGATCGCCCTTTCGGATCCTCCCCTTGGCCTCGGAATAAGCCAATTCATACCACAGTGAGCTACTGGAAGTGTTTCCGAATCTGTAAAGAGTCATCCTTGAAGGCTCCATATGCCATTCTTTAAGCTCCAGATTTTTCTCCAACTCGTCTAACACGGCCCTCCCTCCAGCATGAATGCAGAAATGCTCAAACGCGAGCTTGAAATCAGGAATGTAGGGCTTGATGTTCATCTTAAAAACTTTCCTCGCGACTAATGTAACAAAAAATAGCAATTGTTCAGACATGGGAAGGACTAATGGCCCGAGAGTCgtgatatttgtttttaagGCCTCCCCTGCTACAGCCATCAGGTCCTTGGACAGCGCGACTCCAACCTTCTTCTCCTCGTCTTCCTCTTGAAAAACACAATTGTAACACCTATCATCCGCGCCTTTGTGGGTACGCACAGTGTGGATGAGCTGATACTTTGAACGACGACGATCAGATGAACGATTGGACAGGAGAATTGCAGCTCCACCAACGCGGAAAAGACAGTTGGATACCAACATTGATCTATTGTTGCCAAAGTACCAGTTCAATGTTATGTTCTCCATGCTCACCACTAGAGCATAGGAATTTGGTTGCACCTgttaaaacaaattaaattacataaattaattaaactcaGTAAATTATGTGAGTGAAATACTCAGCAACAGAATGTCATGAAATCTATCACAGTGTTCTGTTTATCTgtttaagaaaataaactatGCGTCTACAGCAAGTAATTTTTACCATCCCAGATGTTAGGAATAACAGTGAAACCTAACAAAAACTGCAGCAAGCAAGCAAAcaagataatataaataaataaaacaaaccgACGAATTAAAAACACatgttttcaaataaaaaactaCTTTCTGAGTAATCTGCAGGGTCTCTTTTCAACCGAAAAATTTAGGCAACACATTGAGTTGGGTAGGACCTTCGGGTGCATAAGGTATAACAAAAATTAGCATCATTaactaatttataattatacacaTGTGAGTTTCAGCATTTTTGTCGCGTTCATGACCAGATACCAGCCGGATCATTGCTAGATTTAATTTGGAAAATTGAAAGTAATAATAGTTAAATTAGGCAAATGATTTGATGACTGACCTGAAGCAGCTGTTTGGCTAGGTCAATTGAAATGAGGCCAGCACTGCAGCCCATGCCACCGAGATTATAGCTCAAAACGTTGCCCCTCAGCTTGTAATGATTCACAACCATAGCCGAAAGAGATGGTGTAGGACAGAACAAGCTACAATTCACTATCAGCACCCCAATATCCTTAGGCTTCACACCGGTTTTGGCCAAAAGCTCATCAATGGCTCCAAACATGACCATCTCCGCCTCTTTTCTAGCCTCAGCCATGTTAATCCTCGGGGGAGAATGCATCACAGCCTCGGGGAAATACGTCTTCTGGCCTAGCCCTGATCGCTCCAGTATCTTCTTCTGAAATGCCAAATTGTCCTCACTAAAAATCCCACTCTCTTCCGACTTCTCAATGAAAAATTCTTTCGTACACATACGTGCATCTTCGGGCTTGTAACACGAGAAGTCCACCAAGTAGACCTTCTGCGGACGCCTCATGTAGTAAAGTGTGAGTAAAAATACAATGAGGGAAGAGCAAATAATGACCGTGACAAGATTGAACTTGAGGGCTTGCCATATTTGCGCAAAATCTTGAGAACTAAATGCCGAAAGATGAACGGAGAAAATGGCTAGTAAAGGGAGGAGCAACAAGTACATAGCATGAGAAATCAAGTGGTGGTAACCGAGTTTTACATATTTGAGTTTAATGGATAGGAGAAAATTCGGGAGGGCGTATTTGCTTTTTTCGAACGAT includes:
- the LOC108200427 gene encoding armadillo repeat-containing protein LFR, with the protein product MQKREVKGGGGSGGGGSSAGKRGRPFGGNNSFSSSFAPDSVAPSALLGPSLQVHSAFADQNNKRIVLALQSGLKSELTWALNTLTLLSFKEKDEVRKDATPLAKIPGLLDALLQVIDDWRDISLPKEVVKRPRLRMLGANSTFTGFGNEYKMSNINDTSSHPSVGSGTSIADANAQKSSTKVHPSQWWADEDGLFNLDDEGRAEKQQCAVAASNILRNFSFMPENEVIMAQHRHCLETLFQCIDDHIIEDDELVTNSLETMVNLAAMIDLRIFSSSKPSFIKITEKRAVQAVMGILGSSVKAWHCAAAELIGRLIINPDNETFLIPFAPQIHKRLIDLLSIPAGDAQAAAIGAIFHLVEINMDCRLRLASERWAIDRLLKVIKTPHPVPEVCRKAALILETLVSEPQNRGSLLAYENTFAEILFSDGRHSDTFARILYELTSRPSNKISAARGIWGM
- the LOC108203083 gene encoding 3-ketoacyl-CoA synthase 11, whose amino-acid sequence is MKKIEKMKIEKKPNPSPQTVEISFEKSKYALPNFLLSIKLKYVKLGYHHLISHAMYLLLLPLLAIFSVHLSAFSSQDFAQIWQALKFNLVTVIICSSLIVFLLTLYYMRRPQKVYLVDFSCYKPEDARMCTKEFFIEKSEESGIFSEDNLAFQKKILERSGLGQKTYFPEAVMHSPPRINMAEARKEAEMVMFGAIDELLAKTGVKPKDIGVLIVNCSLFCPTPSLSAMVVNHYKLRGNVLSYNLGGMGCSAGLISIDLAKQLLQVQPNSYALVVSMENITLNWYFGNNRSMLVSNCLFRVGGAAILLSNRSSDRRRSKYQLIHTVRTHKGADDRCYNCVFQEEDEEKKVGVALSKDLMAVAGEALKTNITTLGPLVLPMSEQLLFFVTLVARKVFKMNIKPYIPDFKLAFEHFCIHAGGRAVLDELEKNLELKEWHMEPSRMTLYRFGNTSSSSLWYELAYSEAKGRIRKGDRTWQIAFGSGFKCNSAVWRAMRTIDPAKEKNPWMDEIHEFPVDVPRVAHLGSS